A genomic window from Quercus lobata isolate SW786 chromosome 10, ValleyOak3.0 Primary Assembly, whole genome shotgun sequence includes:
- the LOC115962716 gene encoding pentatricopeptide repeat-containing protein At2g13600 → MGTSRHGLLKKLVVGDLSFLDSSPFAKLLDSCVKSKSAHDTRRIHARIIKTQFSSEVFIQNRLIDVYGKCGCLGDARKVFDQMPEKNTFTWNSIITALTKLGFLDEAVQVFGSMPEQDQCSWNLMVAGFAQHDRFDEALEYFVRMYRENFVPNEYSFGSALSACSGLMDLKMGIQIHSLVSKSRYSLDVYMGSALVDMYSKCGSVACAQRAFDGMNERNRVSWNSLITCYEQNGPASEALEVFVRMMDCGIEPDEVTLASVVSACASLSAIREGIQIHARVVKCNKFRDDLVLGNALVDMYAKCSRITEARWVFDRMPIRNVVSETSMVSGYAKAASVKAARLMFTKMMDRNVVSWNALIAGYTQNGENEEALRLFLLLKRESILPTHYTFGNLLNACANLAELQLGRQAHSHVLKHGFRFQSGEESDIFVGNSLVDMYMKCGSVEDGSRVFENMVERDYVSWNAMIVGHAQNGYGTEALQIFQKMLASGEKADHVTMIGVLCACSHAGLVEEGRHYFHSMSIEHGLAPLKDHYSCMVDLLGRAGCLDEAKSLVDTMPMQPDAVVWGSLLAACKVHKNIKLGKYVAENLLEIDPLNSGPYVLLSNMYAEQGKWKDAMKVRKRMRQQGVKKQPGCSWIKIQSNSHVFMVKDNRHPQRKEIYLLLKMLTEQMRRAGYVPDDGDHEAFDEQSESEFTLCYEMEMAVDVG, encoded by the coding sequence ATGGGTACCAGTAGACATGGCCTGCTCAAAAAACTCGTGGTGGGCGACCTCTCTTTCCTCGACTCATCGCCTTTCGCAAAGCTCTTGGACTCTTGCGTCAAATCAAAGTCGGCACACGACACGCGCCGCATACACGCACGTATCATCAAGACCCAGTTTTCCTCTGAAGTTTTTATCCAGAACAGGCTCATTGATGTATATGGAAAATGTGGCTGTTTGGGAGATGCACGCAAAGTGTTCGATCAAATGCCTGAGAAGAACACTTTCACTTGGAATTCCATTATAACTGCGTTAACGAAATTGGGTTTTCTAGATGAGGCTGTGCAGGTTTTTGGGTCGATGCCTGAGCAGGACCAATGCTCGTGGAACTTGATGGTTGCAGGTTTTGCACAACATGATCGTTTTGATGAAGCTTTGGAGTATTTTGTTAGGATGTATAGGGAGAATTTTGTGCCTAATGAGTACTCATTTGGTAGTGCTCTTAGTGCTTGTTCGGGTCTGATGGATTTGAAAATGGGTATTCAAATTCATTCTTTGGTCTCGAAATCACGGTACTCTTTGGATGTTTATATGGGGTCTGCTCTTGTTGACATGTATTCTAAATGTGGGAGCGTGGCTTGTGCTCAAAGAGCTTTTGATGGGATGAATGAACGGAATAGAGTTTCTTGGAACAGCTTGATTACATGCTATGAGCAAAATGGTCCCGCAAGTGAAGCTTTGGAGGTTTTTGTGAGGATGATGGATTGTGGGATTGAACCCGATGAGGTCACTCTAGCTAGTGTGGTCAGTGCATGTGCGAGTTTGTCAGCAATTAGAGAAGGTATACAGATTCATGCCCGTGTTGTGAAATGCAACAAATTTAGGGATGATCTTGTTTTGGGAAATGCATTGGTTGATATGTATGCAAAATGTAGTAGAATCACTGAAGCCAGATGGGTTTTCGATAGGATGCCAATTAGGAATGTGGTGTCTGAAACCTCCATGGTAAGTGGGTATGCAAAGGCAGCAAGTGTGAAAGCTGCAAGGTTAATGTTTACAAAGATGATGGACCGGAATGTAGTATCTTGGAATGCACTTATTGCAGGATATACACAGAATGGGGAGAATGAAGAGGCGCTTAGACTTTTCCTCCTCCTAAAGAGGGAATCTATTTTGCCAACCCATTACACCTTTGGGAATCTACTCAATGCTTGTGCCAATCTCGCTGAACTGCAGCTGGGCAGACAGGCTCATAGTCATGTTTTGAAGCATGGATTTCGCTTTCAATCTGGAGAGGAGAGTGACATTTTTGTGGGAAACTCTCTTGTCGATATGTACATGAAATGTGGATCAGTTGAAGATGGAAGCCGGGTATTTGAAAATATGGTGGAAAGGGATTATGTCTCTTGGAATGCCATGATAGTGGGACACGCACAAAATGGTTATGGAACTGAAGCTCTACAAATTTTCCAGAAAATGTTGGCATCTGGAGAGAAAGCAGACCATGTCACGATGATTGGTGTTCTATGTGCTTGCAGTCATGCTGGGCTGGTTGAGGAGGGGCGTCATTATTTCCACTCAATGAGCATAGAGCATGGTTTGGCTCCATTGAAGGACCATTATTCATGTATGGTTGATTTACTCGGTCGAGCTGGATGCCTTGATGAAGCAAAGAGTTTGGTAGACACAATGCCAATGCAGCCTGATGCTGTTGTTTGGGGATCTTTACTTGCTGCTTGTAAGGTCCATAAGAACATAAAGTTAGGGAAGTATGTGGCAGAGAATCTCTTAGAGATTGATCCTTTGAACTCCGGACCTTATGTTCTTCTCTCAAACATGTATGCTGAGCAAGGAAAATGGAAGGATGCTATGAAAGTTAGAAAACGGATGAGACAACAGGGAGTTAAAAAGCAGCCAGGTTGCAGTTGGATTAAAATCCAGAGTAATTCACATGTTTTTATGGTGAAAGATAATAGGCATCCTCAGAGGAAGGAGATCTATTTACTTTTGAAGATGCTCACGGAACAGATGAGGAGAGCTGGTTATGTGCCAGATGATGGTGACCATGAGGCCTTTGATGAGCAGAGTGAATCTGAATTCACCTTATGTTATGAAATGGAAATGGCGGTGGATGTTGGTTGA
- the LOC115965533 gene encoding ABC transporter G family member 5, producing the protein MKKQGCEIEAIGINYQIQTQKREHPFKIFSREPQKSHHEVVQEPEEPQAKVEELCPCPGVRQVLKDVNCQAKPWEILAIVGPSGAGKSSLLEILAGKHTPQSGSIFVNQKPIDKAGFKKISGYVTQKDTLFPLLTVEETLMFSAKLRLRLPPAELSSRVKSLIQELGLSHVAGVRVGDDRVRGISGGERRRVSIGVDVIHDPKVLILDEPTSGLDSTSALQIIDMLKSMAETRGRTIILSIHQPGSRIVKLFNSILLLANGCALHQGTVDQLGVNLRLMGLELPLHVNVVEFAIESIEAIQQQQKSKPVHQQMLPQLPSTTQQKKRDEPGECRSGKCTLQQLFQQSKVIDEEIINVNGIDFPCGFANSRLQETIILTHRFSKNIFRTKELFACRTIQMLISGLVLGSIFYNLKDDLVGAQERVGLFAFILTFLLSCTTEALPIFLQEREILMKETSSGSYRVSSYAIANGLVYLPFLLILAILFTIPLYWLVGLNHNFMAFLHFLLLIWLILYTANSVVVCFSALVPNFIVGNSVIGGVMGSFFLFSGYFISKHGIPDYWIFMHYISLFKYPFEGFLINEFSNSDKCLEYMFGTCMVSGEDVLREEGYGEESRWRNVMVMVCFILLYRFISYVILRCRCSQRGLKDSLV; encoded by the coding sequence ATGAAGAAACAAGGCTGTGAGATTGAAGCAATAGGCATCAACTATcagattcaaacacaaaaaagagaGCACCCTTTTAAGATCTTTAGCAGAGAGCCACAAAAGAGTCATCATGAAGTGGTTCAAGAACCTGAAGAACCACAAGCCAAGGTTGAAGAACTATGTCCATGCCCCGGAGTCCGCCAAGTGTTAAAGGACGTGAACTGCCAGGCAAAACCATGGGAGATTCTAGCCATTGTCGGTCCAAGTGGAGCTGGAAAGTCTTCCCTACTAGAAATCCTAGCAGGGAAACACACACCACAAAGTGGTTCCATTTTTGTGAACCAAAAGCCTATAGACAAAGCTGGGTTCAAGAAAATATCAGGGTATGTCACTCAAAAGGACACCCTATTTCCTTTACTTACAGTGGAAGAAACCTTAATGTTTAGTGCTAAGCTAAGGTTAAGGCTTCCACCAGCTGAGCTGAGCTCCAGGGTGAAGTCATTGATTCAGGAGCTTGGCTTGAGTCATGTAGCTGGGGTTCGTGTTGGAGACGACAGAGTTCGTGGGATATCTGGTGGAGAAAGGCGTCGTGTTTCGATTGGCGTGGACGTGATACATGACCCCAAAGTGCTGATTCTTGATGAACCAACTTCAGGTCTGGATAGTACATCAGCGCTTCAAATTATTGACATGCTCAAGTCCATGGCTGAAACCCGAGGCAGAACCATAATTCTCAGTATCCACCAACCAGGGTCTCGTATTGTGAAGTTGTTCAATTCAATTCTACTGTTGGCTAATGGATGTGCCTTGCACCAGGGCACAGTGGATCAGCTTGGTGTGAACTTGAGGCTAATGGGTTTAGAGCTTCCTCTTCATGTCAATGTTGTTGAATTTGCCATTGAATCCATTGAAGCCATTCAACAGCAGCAAAAGTCTAAGCCAGTCCACCAACAAATGCTACCACAGTTGCCATCAACAACACAACAGAAGAAAAGAGATGAACCAGGTGAGTGTAGAAGCGGTAAGTGCACACTACAACAGCTCTTTCAACAATCCAAGGTTATTGATGAAGAAATCATCAATGTTAATGGTATCGATTTCCCTTGTGGCTTTGCCAACTCTAGATTGCAAGAAACCATAATTCTCACTCATAGATTCTCGAAAAATATCTTCCGGACCAAGGAGCTCTTCGCATGCCGGACAATTCAAATGCTGATTTCTGGGCTTGTCCTAGGCTCCATCTTTTACAATCTAAAAGATGACTTGGTTGGAGCTCAAGAAAGGGTAGGTCTATTTGCTTTTATATTGACTTTTCTGTTATCATGCACCACAGAAGCTTTGCCAATATTTTTGCAAGAGAGGGAGATTCTTATGAAGGAGACCTCTAGTGGAAGCTACAGAGTCTCATCCTATGCCATAGCCAATGGACTAGTTTACTTGCCATTTCTGCTAATCCTGGCCATTTTATTCACAATACCCTTATACTGGCTCGTTGGACTCAATCACAATTTCATGGCCTTTTTGCACTTCTTGTTGCTGATTTGGTTAATTCTGTATACGGCAAATTCTGTTGTGGTATGTTTCAGTGCTCTAGTGCCTAATTTCATCGTCGGCAATTCTGTGATTGGAGGTGTCATGGgatccttctttctcttctctggTTACTTCATATCAAAGCATGGAATTCCAGATTATTGGATTTTCATGCATTACATATCATTGTTCAAGTATCCATTTGAAGGGTTTCTAATAAATGAGTTCTCCAATTCAGACAAGTGCTTGGAGTACATGTTTGGGACATGTATGGTGAGTGGAGAAGATGTGCTTAGAGAAGAAGGCTATGGGGAGGAAAGCAGGTGGAGAAATGTGATGGTTATGGTGTGCTTCATATTGCTTTACAGGTTTATTTCTTACGTCATTCTTAGGTGTAGATGCTCTCAGAGAGGGCTCAAGGATTCCCTTGTCTGA